The proteins below are encoded in one region of Pseudonocardia sp. DSM 110487:
- the holA gene encoding DNA polymerase III subunit delta, translating to MAAPAPIRLVVGEEELLIERAIEQVVAEVRAGDPTAELRRVRASELTPADLAESLSPSLFAEGRVLVLLAAQEVGKELATAIVEQSADPAEGIVLVVVHSGGARNKALVDALRKAGAPVTTCNKITRMDERSDFVRAEARRVGGKITGDAIGALLEAVGSDLRELASATSQLVADTGGSVDERAVRRYHRGRAEATGFAVADKVVAGDRAGAIEALRWAQLLGTPSVLIADALADALRTLAKVGSAGRGDPNRLAGTLGMPPWKIRKAQQAVRGWGPEAIAEAFAAAAEVNADVKGAAADPDYALERAVLRILAARSRR from the coding sequence ATGGCCGCGCCCGCCCCGATCCGCCTCGTCGTCGGCGAGGAGGAACTGCTCATCGAGCGGGCGATCGAGCAGGTGGTGGCCGAGGTCCGTGCGGGCGACCCCACGGCCGAGCTGCGCCGGGTGCGCGCCTCCGAACTCACCCCCGCCGACCTGGCCGAGAGCCTGAGCCCGTCGCTCTTCGCCGAGGGGAGGGTGCTCGTCCTGCTCGCGGCGCAGGAGGTCGGCAAGGAGCTGGCCACGGCGATCGTCGAGCAGTCGGCCGACCCCGCCGAGGGCATCGTCCTCGTGGTCGTCCACTCGGGCGGGGCGCGCAACAAGGCTCTCGTCGACGCCCTGCGGAAGGCCGGTGCCCCCGTCACCACCTGCAACAAGATCACGAGGATGGACGAGCGGTCTGACTTCGTGCGCGCCGAGGCCCGCCGCGTCGGCGGCAAGATCACGGGCGACGCGATCGGTGCGCTGCTCGAGGCGGTGGGGTCGGATCTGCGGGAGCTGGCCTCGGCCACCAGCCAGCTGGTGGCCGACACCGGCGGTTCGGTCGACGAGCGCGCGGTGCGTCGCTACCACCGCGGCCGGGCCGAGGCCACGGGGTTCGCGGTGGCCGACAAGGTCGTGGCGGGCGACCGCGCCGGGGCGATCGAGGCGCTGCGCTGGGCGCAGCTGCTCGGCACGCCGTCGGTGCTGATCGCCGACGCGCTGGCCGACGCGCTCCGCACGCTCGCGAAGGTCGGCTCGGCGGGCCGCGGCGATCCCAACCGGCTGGCCGGCACCCTCGGCATGCCACCCTGGAAGATCCGCAAGGCCCAGCAGGCGGTGCGCGGATGGGGCCCGGAGGCCATCGCGGAGGCGTTCGCGGCGGCGGCCGAGGTCAACGCCGACGTCAAGGGCGCGGCGGCCGACCCGGACTACGCGCTGGAACGAGCGGTCCTGCGCATCCTGGCAGCCCGGTCCCGCCGCTAG
- a CDS encoding winged helix DNA-binding domain-containing protein, whose amino-acid sequence MPAPAVDRHRVLAHRAVAHDLVAPGTGDVVLGVGLQDYPPGRSALPSLTLRTGPHRPQTGLALVHGVRGALHLHRADDLALLRGALHVADGRDWARQTMATFGDELAEAGITFAAALDEVAAAMATVMADGTPRTKGELSGAISPAVDPRLAPWCESCGAAHVHDMLFRLATLHAGLTVQVDLALASQFRYVRSGDETRAATDESRAELVRRFLAAFGPAKPAHLATWLGLRPAAARRWWDRVAGELRPVRVADAKLWVPADDVDRLADAPPARGIRLLPPYDPLTELADRELLAPDADRRRKIWQAVANPGIVWVDGEIVGVWRARTRNDRLTVRVEPFVPLSAAQLRAAEADLEVFRTAAGATTVELRI is encoded by the coding sequence ATGCCCGCACCGGCCGTCGACCGGCACCGCGTGCTCGCTCACCGCGCGGTCGCCCACGACCTCGTCGCGCCCGGCACCGGTGACGTCGTCCTCGGTGTGGGTTTGCAGGACTACCCACCGGGCCGCAGCGCCCTCCCCTCGCTGACCCTGAGGACCGGACCGCACCGGCCGCAGACCGGTCTCGCGCTCGTCCACGGTGTGCGCGGCGCACTGCACCTGCACCGGGCCGACGATCTCGCCCTGCTCCGCGGAGCACTGCACGTCGCCGACGGACGGGACTGGGCACGCCAGACCATGGCGACGTTCGGCGACGAGCTCGCCGAGGCCGGGATCACGTTCGCCGCGGCGCTCGACGAGGTCGCCGCCGCGATGGCCACGGTGATGGCCGACGGCACACCGCGGACCAAGGGCGAGCTGAGCGGGGCGATCAGCCCTGCCGTCGACCCCCGGCTGGCGCCCTGGTGCGAGAGCTGCGGCGCGGCGCACGTACACGACATGCTCTTCCGGCTCGCCACGCTGCACGCCGGCCTCACGGTGCAGGTCGACCTCGCGCTCGCGAGCCAGTTCCGCTACGTCCGGTCCGGCGACGAAACGCGGGCCGCCACGGACGAGAGCCGCGCCGAGCTGGTGCGGCGGTTCCTCGCGGCGTTCGGCCCGGCGAAGCCGGCGCACCTCGCCACCTGGCTGGGCTTGCGCCCGGCCGCCGCCCGGCGGTGGTGGGACCGCGTGGCGGGCGAACTGCGACCGGTGCGGGTCGCGGACGCAAAGCTCTGGGTGCCCGCCGACGACGTCGACCGGCTCGCCGACGCCCCGCCGGCCCGTGGGATCCGGCTGCTGCCGCCCTACGACCCGCTCACCGAGCTCGCCGACCGCGAGCTGCTGGCGCCGGACGCCGATCGTCGTCGCAAGATCTGGCAGGCCGTCGCGAATCCCGGGATCGTCTGGGTGGATGGCGAGATCGTCGGCGTGTGGCGGGCGAGAACGCGCAATGACCGGCTCACAGTGAGGGTCGAGCCGTTCGTCCCACTGTCGGCAGCCCAGCTACGTGCGGCCGAGGCGGACCTGGAGGTGTTCCGCACCGCGGCCGGCGCCACCACGGTCGAACTGCGTATCTAG